The genomic region gtgaatTCGGCAGGCACCGATTGGATActgccactagtaataataataatggtattttttaatggcatttattaagcgcttactatgtgtaaagcactgctctaagcgctggggtggtgaaGTTGGCAGACACTGATTGGATActgccactagtaataataataataatggtatttttttaatggcatttattaagcgcttactatgtgtaaagcactgttctaagcgctggggtggtgaatTCGGCAGGCACCGATTGGATActgccactagtaataataataatggtatttttcaatggcatttattaagcgcttactatgtgtaaagcactgctctaagcgctggggtggtgaatTCGGCAGGCACTGAGTGGATActgccactagtaataataataataataatgttatttttaatggcatttattaagcgcttactatgtgcaaagcactgttctaagtgctggagaggttacaaggtgatgaggtggtcccacggggggctcccagtcttcatccccattttacagatgaggtcactgagggccagagaagtgaagtgactcgcccaaagtcacacagctgacaagtggcgcttgtcttctagactgtgagcccgctgttgggtagggaccgtctctagatgttgccaacttggacttcccaagcgcttagtccagtgctctgcacacagtaagcgctcaataaatgcgattgaatgaataaagtggcggagccagaatttgaacccacgatccctgactccaaagccagggctctttccactgagccacgctgcttctcaaaatgataatgatggcatttgttaagcgcatactatgtgcaaagcactgttctaagcgccggggaggatacgaggtgatcaggttgtcccacagggggctcacagtcttaatcctcattttacagatgagggaactgaggcacagagaagtgaagtgacttgcccaaagtcacacagctgacaactggcggagccaggatttgaacccatgacctctgactccaaagcccgggctctttccactgagtgcttactatgtgtgaagcactgttctaagcgtttggtaCTAATGTTACCGGTAATGGTTGTAGACGTAGCAGCCGATAGAGAGGGCTTTTTGGGTGGCGGAATGGAGTCGTCTACTTGAATAGTcgtagtcgcatttattgagcgcccactccgTTTGGGGCCCTGCACTACTTGGCTTTGGAGGGTACCCGACTCCTCGGTGCTCAGGTTGGGGCTTCTCTCTTACGCGTGGGAGTGAATTTGGAGTCCCTGGCATTCCATGACcacatatgtgttgccaacttgtacttcccaagcgcttagtacagtgctgtgcatgcagtaagcgctcaataaatatgattgatgatgatgatgatgacataacccaggaggaaatgccagcatggcctggtggatagagcaacagcctgggaatcatgggttctaatcccgactccgccacggctctgctgtgtgactttgggcaagtcacctcacttctctgtgcctcagttacctcatctgtaaaacagggatgaagactgtgagcctcacatgggccaacctgatcaccttgtaactcccgagtgcttagaacagtgctttgcacatagtaagcgcttaataaatgccatcattattattagtattattctctgtgcctgttatctgtcaaatggggattgagactgtgagccccacgtgggacagggaccgtgtccaacccaatttgcttgtatccaccccagcgcttagagcaatgcccagcacatagtcagtgcttaaaaaatactagcgtggctcagtggaaagagcccgggctttggagtcagaggtcatgggttcaaatcccggctccgccaattgtcagctgtgtgacttcgggcaagtcacttcactgtgcctcagttccctcatctgtgaaatggggattaagactgtgagcccccccatgggacaacctgatcaccttgtaacctccccagcgcttagaacagtgctttgcacatagtaagtgctataagtgccatcattattattattataaataccacagttattattattattattattatcagccttcccggactgagccccttccttcccctcccccttcgtccccctctccatccccccatcttacctccctcccttccccacagcacctgtatatatgtatatatgtttgtacatatttttttactctatttatttaatttatttgtacatatctattctattttattttgttagtatgtttggttttgttctctgtctcccccttttagactgtgagcccactgttgggtagggactgtctctagatgttgccgatttgtacttcccaagcgcttagtacagtgctctgcacatagtaagcgctcaataaatacgattgatgatgatgatgatgagtagccaAGTCCGGGGCTAAGCGGCTGAGGTCCCAGAAGGAAGAATTCAGTTGCAACCGAGTCGGTCAGAACGGTGACAGATGGTTCTTTCTCAATTTCCAGACTGCAGGATCTGCCCATGAGATGGAGAACCAAGGCGAGATGAAACTGGCCCTCCAGTACGTCCCCCAGCCACCGTCCGGTAAGGGACTCTTCTCCGGCTCGTCCCGGGGGCGGGACGGGATGGGTGGACTCGCCAGCCTTCCAGGACAGGCATCTTCCGACATTGGCCGGAATTGAATGGGATGTTTGGAGCCTTCCCTTGACCACGTTGAAAGGATGGTCTCCAGAGCTGCGACTTAGAAGTCCTGTGATTTAGCCATGGTTTACTATTTGCCCTTCTGTGCTTCTagttgaactcattcattcagtcgtatttactgagcgcttactgtgtgcagagcactgtactgagcgcttgggaagtccaagttggcaacatctagagacgctccctacccgacagcgggctcaccgtctagaagggggagacagacgacaaaacaaaacatatcaacaaaataaaataaatagaataaatatgtgcaaataaaataaattcattcattcatttaatggtacttattgagcacttactgtgtgcagagcactgtactaagcgcttgggaagtacaagttggcaacatctagagacggtccctacccaacagtgggctcacatcttatCGGAGTATCAGTTTTCTTGTATCTTTTCGATCGCTCTTAAGGCTTCCCCTGTAATGCAGCTGAAGGTGGTGACTTCGTTCAGTTCATTCGGTTgaattcatcgagcgcttactctgtgcaggacgccgtactgagtacttgggaaagtacattcattcattcagtcgcgtttattgagcgcttactgtgtgcagagcactgaactaagcgctcgggaagtacaagttggcaacattcattcattcaatcgtatttattgagcgcttactgtgagaagtacaagttggcgacatatttattactctattttacttgtacatatctattctatttattttatttttgttagtatgtttggttttgttctctgtctcccccttttagactgtgagcccgctgttgggtggggactgtctctatatgttgccaacttggacttcccaagcgcttagtacagtgctctgcacacagtaagtgctcaataaatatgattgattgattgatagagacggtccctacgccaacaatgggctcacagcctagaagggggagacagagaagtacaCGATGGCAATAAACTTCTGATTTTGTCCCGTTGGTCCGTCCTAGGGAAGAAGCTTCCGACCGGCGAAGTGCACATCTGGGTGAAGGAATGCACTGACCTACCGCTTCTAAGGGGCAACCAGCTGaactcatttgtgaaatggtaaccccgctgggggggattcagaagggaatgggtggGCTCCGGGCCCCTGGAGAACGGTTCATTTTGCCAGCTTCATTTTGTGATTAGGAACCTCACAGTCTGAAGGCTCCCTGAATTGTGGCCCTATGAGTGAGACCCCCcgcccctcatccccctgcctaGGCCAGCCTGGGTTTAGGACTTCAGGAGTCGAGGGGACGACGACACCAAGACCGGTTCTGGGAATGGACTGGGAAAGAGGGTGGATCCAGATCCATCGATCGATATTACCTGTTGaacactctctgtgtgcagagcaccgtactaagtgccagggagagtacaatgcaacagagttgggcgatacattccccgcccacaataaaaataataataataatggcatttattcagcgcttactacgtgcaaagcactgctctaagcgctggggaggttacagggtgatcagtttgtcccacggggggctcacagtcttcatccccattttccagatgagggaactgagggccagagaagtgaagtgactcgcccaaagtcacccagctgacagttggaggagccgggattcgaaccagtgacctctgactccaaaacccgggctctttccacggagccacactgcttctctaagaaactaGAAACAAGACTAGACTAGAaacaagaagtttatagtctagagaagcagcgtggcgcagtggaaagagcctgggcttgggagtcagatgtcatgggttctaatcccggctccgccacttgtcagctgtcacttcacttctctgggcctcagttccctcatctataaaatggggatgaagactgtgagccccacgtgggacaacctgatgaccttgtttcctccccagcgcttcgaacagtgctttgcacctagtaagcgcttaacaaatgccatcatcatcattattattatagaggtttTAGAGGATCTGTAGAGGAGATCCTGGTTTCTAGTCCAGGCTTGGTGGCCTTGAACAAGACACTTAAcgtctccatgcttcagtttccataATCGTGAAATATGGAAGAATTGGGCTGATCCATTCCTGCTTCTCCCGACTTCACTGGGCTGTTGTGCAGATAatgagtcagtcggtcaatcgtatttattgagcgcttaccgtgtgcagagcttgggcgagtgcagtacaacaataaacagacacattccctgccctctcctatcgTCACTCCGGCCACTTTTCCCCGGGACCTGTGGCTAAGGTCTGCGTCCGTGGACGCGGCCGCAGTGGGGTCCGGGAGGGGAAAGATCCCGTCGCCCGTTGGAATGCCGCCTCACAACGCCGCCCCTTCCTTTCAAGCACCATCCTTCCAGACACGAGCAGGAAGAGCCGCCAGAAGACGAGGACGGTCCCCAAGACGGCCCAGCCGGTCTTCAACCACACGATGGTGTACGACGGCTTCAGGGAGGAAGACCTGAGGGAAGCTtgcgtggagctcacggtctgggaCCACTTCAAGTTGACCAGTCAGTTCCTGGGCGGCCTGCGGCTCGGCTTCGGCACGGGTAAGGGGGAGCGGAGCCCTCGTGCTCGGCCCCGGCCCGGTCCCCTCGCCCTCGGCCCCGAGGTCTGACCGTTTCCCTATcctggaggaagcagcgtggctcagtggaaataataataataataataacgatggcatttgttaagcgcttcctatgtgcaaagcaccgttctaagcgctgggggggatacagtgggatcaagttgtcccacagtcttaatccccatttttacagatgaggtaactgaggctcagagaagtgaagtgacttgcccaaggtcacacaacggacttgtggtggggccgggattcgaacccatgacctctgactccaaagcccgggctctttccactgagccacgctgcttctctaaagaccgCGGAAAGaccgcgggtttgggagtcggcggtcatgggctcgaatcccggctcctccacttgtcaggtgtgtgacctcgggcaagccacttaacttctctgggcctcagttccctcatctggaaaatggggattaagactgtgagcccccagtgggacaacctgatcaccttgtatcccccccagcgcttagaacagtgctttgcacatagtaagcgcttaacaaataccaccattattcattcattcaatcgtatttattgagcgcttactgtgtgcagagcactgtactaagcgcttgggaagtacaatcaatcgattgtatttattgagcgcttactgtgtgcagagcactgtactaagcgcttgggaagtacaagttggcaacatctagagacggtccatacccaacagcgggctcatagtctagaggggggagacaggcaacaaaacaaaacatattaccaaaataaaataaatagaataaatatgtacaagtaaaataaatagagtaataaatacacacaaacatatatacaggtgctgtggggattattatccaatcaatcaatcaatcaatcgtatttattgagcacttactgtgtgcagagcactggactaagtgcttgggaagtacaagttggcatcatcatcatcatcatcatcaatcgtatttattgagcgcttcctatgtgcagagcactgtactaagcgcttgggaagtacaaattggcaacacatagagacagtccctacccaacagtgggctcacagtctagaaaactatactgtaataataataataattgtggtgtttgttaaatgcttgctaagcGCCAGgctcggttctaagcactggggaaaccggactggacgcggtccctgtccgacgaaggactcaaagtcttaatccccgttttacagatgagggaactgaggcacagaggcacatccgccaagctagctctcttcctcccttcaaggccctgctgagagctcacctcctccaggaggccttcccagactgagccccttctttcctctccccctcgtccccctctccatccccccgtcttacctccttcccttccccacagcacctgtatatatgtatatatggttgtacatatttattactctgtttatttatttatttatttattttacttgtacatttctatcctacttattttattttgttggtatgtttggttctgttctctgtctcccccttttagactgtgagcccactgttgggtagggactgtctctatgtgatgccaatttgtacttcccaagcgcttagtacagtgctctgcacatagtaagcgctcaataaatacgattgattgattgattgattaagtggctagcccaaggacacccagcaggtgagtggcggagccgggattagaacccaggtccttctgactgctgggcccgtgctctatccactaggctactctgcttctccaggcttCTGGAGGGTAGGGATCGGATGTGCTGGCTCTGTCGTGCTCTCCCAAATCACCCGGGAGAACGCCCTGCACCCAGAAGGCCCTCAGTGAGCGTCGGGAGGTTGATTGAGAAGGGGGGCAGTGCGttccagtggatacagcatgggcccgacagtcagaaggccctggattcgaatcccggctccgccgcctgtctgctgggctgccttgggcgactcacttcacgtctctgtgcctcagtcacctcatcggcaaaatggggatgaatacagtgagccccgtgtgggacgtggactgtgtccatctctagtagcttgtacctagcccagcatttagggcagcgcttggcacacagtgagcagttaACCCGTGccgtaagggaaaaaaaaaatccagaagccTTTGCATTTGAAACACACTAAGAGTTCAACACGCACCTCGATTAATATTcttccatatgtatatatgtttgtacatatttattactctatttattttacttataataataatggtatttattaagcgcttactatgtacaaagcactgttctaagcgctggggaggttacaaggtgatcaggttgtcccacggggcgctcacagtcttaatccccatattacagatgaggtaactgaggcacagagaaattaagtgacttgcccaaagtcacccagctgacagttggcggaggcgggatttgaacccatgacctctgactccaaagcccgggctctttccactgagctacactgcttctcttggacatatctattctatttattttattttgttagtatgtttggttttgttccctgtctcccccttttagactgtgagcccactgttgggtagggactgtctctgtatgttgccaaccaagcgctcagtacagtgctctgcacacagtaagcgcccaataaatacgactgattgattgagtgatgaaaATGAGTCTCACGGTTCTGGTTTTCCAGGGAAAAGCTACGGTACCGAGGTGGATTGGATGGATTCCACCCCCGAGGAGGAGTCCCTGTGGGAGAGGATGGTGAACCACCCCAACACTTGGATAGAAGGAACGTTACCCCTCAGGATGTTGCTGGTAGCCAAGATGACCAAATAAAGGGCCTCCCCCTCCCGGGTTGTATCCGCTGGGGAAAACCTGGTGGAATCTCTGACCGTTCGCTCGGTAGCCCGTGTCAAGCCCGTATCGTTTTTACATCTGTCGTCGGCGTCGAGGCGGGGAGGCCGAACGATAACCGGGCGGATACGTGGCGTTGGTGCGGCTCTGCTTGGTCACCCGTGGTCTAAAAAATGTCTCGCTCCTTCCCACCTGCGCTGTCCTATCTGTGCCACCAACCTTAGTTCTGAATTCTCCTCGTGGAGCTGTTTCTGTGGTCGCCAATGCTTAGAAGCTGTCGGGAGGCTGGGGCTCCGGGTCCGTCCTTACCCCGGCCGCGGCGTCAGCGGGTCTGGGAGAGAAAGAGCGATCCTCTGGCCTTCGGGATTAGAACTGTCAGTCGGAATTTCGGATAAATCCATTGGCTAGGGATGGGTTCGTTTCATCAGCCGGCCCCGCGGCGggagggatttttaaaatatacTCCGGTTCCCCCCAAGGGACCTGAT from Tachyglossus aculeatus isolate mTacAcu1 chromosome 20, mTacAcu1.pri, whole genome shotgun sequence harbors:
- the SYTL2 gene encoding synaptotagmin-like protein 2 isoform X3, whose protein sequence is MVSGSVMSIYSGDFGNVEVKGTIQFAIDYVESLKEFHILIAQCKDLASADVRKQRSDPYVKTYLLPYKGKVAKKKTLVAKKTLNPVFNEILRYKVDKQVLNTQKLNVSVWHRDTFKHNKFLGEVELDMETWDWGNKQNKQLIWYPLKNRTAGSAHEMENQGEMKLALQYVPQPPSGKKLPTGEVHIWVKECTDLPLLRGNQLNSFVKCTILPDTSRKSRQKTRTVPKTAQPVFNHTMVYDGFREEDLREACVELTVWDHFKLTSQFLGGLRLGFGTGKSYGTEVDWMDSTPEEESLWERMVNHPNTWIEGTLPLRMLLVAKMTK
- the SYTL2 gene encoding synaptotagmin-like protein 2 isoform X4, which gives rise to MSIYSGDFGNVEVKGTIQFAIDYVESLKEFHILIAQCKDLASADVRKQRSDPYVKTYLLPYKGKVAKKKTLVAKKTLNPVFNEILRYKVDKQVLNTQKLNVSVWHRDTFKHNKFLGEVELDMETWDWGNKQNKQLIWYPLKNRTAGSAHEMENQGEMKLALQYVPQPPSGKKLPTGEVHIWVKECTDLPLLRGNQLNSFVKCTILPDTSRKSRQKTRTVPKTAQPVFNHTMVYDGFREEDLREACVELTVWDHFKLTSQFLGGLRLGFGTGKSYGTEVDWMDSTPEEESLWERMVNHPNTWIEGTLPLRMLLVAKMTK